In one Asterias amurensis chromosome 9, ASM3211899v1 genomic region, the following are encoded:
- the LOC139942217 gene encoding alpha-N-acetylgalactosaminide alpha-2,6-sialyltransferase 2-like isoform X2 — MTRMTCQTYNCLSWCTVLRNVCLVFVISSTVTCLISYSGMGDDNLGIRVNKLNRSRPGDNQVHRPFFWPRNQTTAKGKVNFLQDLTTLMQEIDSNRAYRDALMKGIQTREGLRTTDWNTDETQYSYDTQFLKYLSCQTSVRKMLATGSYFQHRYMPEVPILMWDKHYNAKEYARLSKYQGIYGWNKSTESEIASALHALNTSSNEWLFDEASAGPNDGCRRCAVIGNGGILNGSKKGSEIDAHEYVFRVNVAVTEGHEEDVGTKTSFYCAAFRSLSNSLMSGRPFGFKAPPYQKGIRYVFFPKTKWAYLYLNAVLSGQEAPNNPVDGRSPPNFPKALTAEDVKLVHPDFERYLKFKWVNSSRKYHEVHRPSTGAIMLLLALHTCDEVNVYGFAGSYEKYSEYYYDTKFRKHVQYANHDSNAEKELWITLHNMGIINLYTRQ, encoded by the exons ATGACCAGGATGACTTGCCAAACCTACAACTGTCTAAGTTGGTGTACAGTATTAAG AAATGTGTGTCTCGTTTTTGTGATAAGCTCTACAGTCACATGTTTGATTTCTTATTCCGGAATGGGAGACGATAATCTTGGCATCAGAGTGAACAAACT CAATCGAAGCAGGCCCGGTGACAATCAAGTCCATCGCCCCTTTTTCTGGCCAAGAAACCAAACTACCGCCAAAGGAAAAGTTAACTTTCTTCAAGATCTTACTACTCTAATGCAAGAAATAGACTCCAATCGAGCCTATCGAGACGCACTCATGAAAGGAATACAAACGAGAGAGGGCCTACGTACAACTGACTGGAACACAGACGAAACCCAGTACAGCTATGACACACAGTTTCTAAAATACTTG AGTTGTCAAACATCAGTTCGCAAGATGTTGGCTACGGGGTCCTACTTCCAGCACAGATACATGCCCGAGGTGCCAATCTTAATGTGGGACAAGCATTACAACGCTAAAGAGTACGCACGACTCTCAAAATATCAAGGCATTTACGGCTGGAATAAGTCTACAGAGTCCG AAATTGCCTCTGCGCTCCACGCGTTGAACACATCCAGCAACGAGTGGCTGTTCGACGAAGCTTCAGCCGGTCCGAACGATGGATGTCGCCGCTGTGCAGTCATCGGGAACGGTGGTATACTCAACGGGTCAAAGAAGGGGTCGGAGATTGATGCGCACGAGTATGTTTTCAG AGTGAATGTAGCAGTGACAGAGGGGCATGAGGAGGATGTTGGAACCAAGACTTCGTTTTACTGTGCTGCGTTCCGTTCCTTGTCCAACTCCCTCATGAGTGGGAGGCCGTTTGGATTCAAGGCACCACCCTATCAAAAG GGTATCCGATATGTGTTCTTTCCGAAAACCAAGTGGGCCTACTTGTATCTGAACGCCGTTCTCAGTGGTCAAGAAGCTCCCAACAATCCAGTAGATGGAAG AAGCCCACCGAATTTTCCCAAAGCACTGACGGCAGAAGATGTTAAACTTGTTCATCCAGACTTCGAAAGATACCTGAAATTCAA ATGGGTTAACTCTTCTAGAAAATACCACGAGGTTCACAGACCGTCTACAGGAGCAATCATGTTACTCCTGGCGTTACATACGTGCGATGAG GTAAACGTTTACGGATTCGCAGGGAGTTATGAAAAATACTCTGAATATTACTACGACACGAAGTTTCGAAAACACGTGCAGTACGCCAACCACGACAGCAACGCCGAAAAGGAACTATGGATAACACTCCATAATATGGGAATAATCAATCTGTACACAAGACAGTAA
- the LOC139941404 gene encoding alpha-N-acetylgalactosaminide alpha-2,6-sialyltransferase 2-like, with the protein MAPSFTRLVRSVFGLCVLLTVGLFAVKFYHVDVPTRNIQSGTVESSKKVPDNNLIQRFLHNVLERSFHKGTSTPVTKENKTLTIIKSFSNSQPANSTYGEKLYREIENRTRLRKPLWSLEEKEYVRSSQFIHYMTCPTTVRKKMMLDDFSSRKFIPEMPILLWNEHFSKAEYQRLSTFKGINGWSDIDAQDVSDSLQLLSAPSNRYLFDDRMVNGVIPKKPGCTRCAIIGNGGMMNGSNKGEEIDAHDYVFRVNVALTKGFEKDVGSKTSFYCFTMVTLSNSLRGAGRYGFKAPPYQKGIKYVFFADNEWTYNYLNAVLRNKPPPRSKDKYNRGPPNFVEQLKAEDVKVVHPDFERYLKWSWVNSTAQHKSVHRPTTGAIMLLLALHTCDEVNVYGFGGSYTTFSEHYYDKSFVRHVFYANHDNNAENALWKRLNDLGIINMYIRN; encoded by the exons GCTGGTGAGGTCTGTCTTCGGACTGTGTGTTTTGTTAACCGTCGGCTTATTTGCTGTCAAGTTCTACCATGTTGACGTGCCAACTCGTAACATCCAAAGCGGGACTGTGGAGTCAAG TAAAAAAGTCCCCGACAACAACTTGATACAGAGATTTCTACACAATGTTTTGGAGCGGTCGTTCCACAAAGGGACGTCAACTCCCGtcacaaaggaaaacaaaactctCACGATTATCAAAAGTTTTTCAAACAGTCAACCCGCCAACAGCACCTACGGGGAAAAACTTTACAGGGAAATTGAAAATAGAACGAGATTAAGGAAGCCGTTATGGTCGCTAGAGGAGAAGGAGTACGTCCGAAGTAGTCAATTTATACATTACATG ACCTGCCCCACAACAGTCAGGAAAAAAATGATGTTGGATGATTTCTCCAGCCGAAAGTTTATTCCGGAGATGCCCATCCTTCTGTGGAATGAACACTTCAGTAAAGCCGAGTACCAGCGACTCTCTACATTCAAAGGCATCAATGGCTGGTCAGACATCGACGCACAGG ATGTCTCTGACTCCTTGCAATTACTGAGTGCCCCAAGCAACAGGTACTTGTTCGACGACCGCATGGTCAACGGCGTCATTCCTAAAAAGCCAGGGTGCACGAGGTGCGCTATCATCGGTAATGGCGGCATGATGAACGGCTCCAACAAGGGAGAAGAAATAGACGCACATGACTATGTATTCAG GGTGAATGTTGCCTTAACCAaaggtttcgagaaagatgttGGATCCAAGACTTCATTCTACTGCTTCACGATGGTCACCCTCTCCAATTCATTACGCGGTGCTGGGCGGTATGGATTTAAAGCCCCACCCTATCAAAAG ggaATCAAATATGTTTTCTTCGCTGATAATGAGTGGACGTACAACTATTTGAATGCTGTTTTAAGAAACAAACCGCCTCCTCGTAGCAAAGACAAGTACAACAg AGGTCCACCCAACTTTGTGGAGCAATTGAAGGCAGAAGATGTTAAAGTTGTCCATCCAGACTTCGAGAGATATCTTAAATGGAG TTGGGTTAACTCCACAGCTCAACACAAGTCTGTCCATAGACCTACAACAGGAGCAATTATGCTTCTTCTTGCTCTGCACACGTGTGATGAG GTCAATGTATACGGCTTTGGTGGTAGCTACACCACCTTCTCAGAACACTACTACGACAAGAGCTTCGTCCGCCATGTTTTCTACGCCAATCACGACAATAATGCAGAGAACGCCTTGTGGAAACGTCTTAACGACCTGGGTATAATCAACATGTACATCAGGAACTGA
- the LOC139942217 gene encoding alpha-N-acetylgalactosaminide alpha-2,6-sialyltransferase 2-like isoform X1, whose amino-acid sequence MTRMTCQTYNCLSWCTVLRNVCLVFVISSTVTCLISYSGMGDDNLGIRVNKLFYERSNRSRPGDNQVHRPFFWPRNQTTAKGKVNFLQDLTTLMQEIDSNRAYRDALMKGIQTREGLRTTDWNTDETQYSYDTQFLKYLSCQTSVRKMLATGSYFQHRYMPEVPILMWDKHYNAKEYARLSKYQGIYGWNKSTESEIASALHALNTSSNEWLFDEASAGPNDGCRRCAVIGNGGILNGSKKGSEIDAHEYVFRVNVAVTEGHEEDVGTKTSFYCAAFRSLSNSLMSGRPFGFKAPPYQKGIRYVFFPKTKWAYLYLNAVLSGQEAPNNPVDGRSPPNFPKALTAEDVKLVHPDFERYLKFKWVNSSRKYHEVHRPSTGAIMLLLALHTCDEVNVYGFAGSYEKYSEYYYDTKFRKHVQYANHDSNAEKELWITLHNMGIINLYTRQ is encoded by the exons ATGACCAGGATGACTTGCCAAACCTACAACTGTCTAAGTTGGTGTACAGTATTAAG AAATGTGTGTCTCGTTTTTGTGATAAGCTCTACAGTCACATGTTTGATTTCTTATTCCGGAATGGGAGACGATAATCTTGGCATCAGAGTGAACAAACT TTTTTACGAACGCAGCAATCGAAGCAGGCCCGGTGACAATCAAGTCCATCGCCCCTTTTTCTGGCCAAGAAACCAAACTACCGCCAAAGGAAAAGTTAACTTTCTTCAAGATCTTACTACTCTAATGCAAGAAATAGACTCCAATCGAGCCTATCGAGACGCACTCATGAAAGGAATACAAACGAGAGAGGGCCTACGTACAACTGACTGGAACACAGACGAAACCCAGTACAGCTATGACACACAGTTTCTAAAATACTTG AGTTGTCAAACATCAGTTCGCAAGATGTTGGCTACGGGGTCCTACTTCCAGCACAGATACATGCCCGAGGTGCCAATCTTAATGTGGGACAAGCATTACAACGCTAAAGAGTACGCACGACTCTCAAAATATCAAGGCATTTACGGCTGGAATAAGTCTACAGAGTCCG AAATTGCCTCTGCGCTCCACGCGTTGAACACATCCAGCAACGAGTGGCTGTTCGACGAAGCTTCAGCCGGTCCGAACGATGGATGTCGCCGCTGTGCAGTCATCGGGAACGGTGGTATACTCAACGGGTCAAAGAAGGGGTCGGAGATTGATGCGCACGAGTATGTTTTCAG AGTGAATGTAGCAGTGACAGAGGGGCATGAGGAGGATGTTGGAACCAAGACTTCGTTTTACTGTGCTGCGTTCCGTTCCTTGTCCAACTCCCTCATGAGTGGGAGGCCGTTTGGATTCAAGGCACCACCCTATCAAAAG GGTATCCGATATGTGTTCTTTCCGAAAACCAAGTGGGCCTACTTGTATCTGAACGCCGTTCTCAGTGGTCAAGAAGCTCCCAACAATCCAGTAGATGGAAG AAGCCCACCGAATTTTCCCAAAGCACTGACGGCAGAAGATGTTAAACTTGTTCATCCAGACTTCGAAAGATACCTGAAATTCAA ATGGGTTAACTCTTCTAGAAAATACCACGAGGTTCACAGACCGTCTACAGGAGCAATCATGTTACTCCTGGCGTTACATACGTGCGATGAG GTAAACGTTTACGGATTCGCAGGGAGTTATGAAAAATACTCTGAATATTACTACGACACGAAGTTTCGAAAACACGTGCAGTACGCCAACCACGACAGCAACGCCGAAAAGGAACTATGGATAACACTCCATAATATGGGAATAATCAATCTGTACACAAGACAGTAA